From the genome of Microtus pennsylvanicus isolate mMicPen1 chromosome 20, mMicPen1.hap1, whole genome shotgun sequence, one region includes:
- the Frs2 gene encoding fibroblast growth factor receptor substrate 2: MGSCCSCPDKDTVPDNHRNKFKVINVDDDGNELGSGIMELTDTELILYTRKRDSVKWHYLCLRRYGYDSNLFSFESGRRCQTGQGIFAFKCARAEELFNMLQEIMQNNSINVVEEPVVERNNHQTELEVPRTPRTPTTPGFAAQNLPNGYPRYPSFGDASSHPSSRHPSVGSARLPSVGEESTHPLLVAEEQVHTYVNTTGVQEERKNRASVHVPQEARVSNAESNTPKEEPSNTEDRDPQVLLKPEGVKFVLGPTPVQKQLMEKEKLEQLGRDQVSGSGANGADWDTGYDSDERRDVPAVNKLVYENINGLSIPSASGVRRGRLTSASTSDTQNINNSAQRRTALLNYENLPSLPPVWEARKLSRDEDDNLGPKTPSLNGYHNNLDPMHNYVNTENVTVPASAHKIDYSRRRDCTPTVFNFDIRRPSLEHRQLNYIQVDLEGGSDSDNPQTPKTPTTPLPQTPTRRTELYAVIDIERTAAMSNLQKALPRDDGTSRKTRHNSTDLPM; encoded by the exons ATGGGTAGCTGTTGTAGCTGTCCAGATAAAGACACTGTCCCAGATAACCATCGGAACAAGTTTAAG gtCATTAATGTGGATGATGATGGGAATGAGCTAGGCTCTGGCATAATGGAGCTTACAGACACAGAACTGATTCTATACACCCGTAAACGTGATTCAGTAAAATGGCACTACCTCTGCCTGCGACGATATGGCTATGActcaaatctcttttcttttgaaagtggTCGAAGGTGTCAGACTGGACAAG GAATCTTTGCTTTTAAGTGTGCCCGAGCAGAAGAATTATTTAATATGTTGCAAGAGATTATGCAAAATAATAGTATAAATGTGGTGGAAGAGCCTGTTGTAGAAAGAAATAATCATCAGACAGAGTTGGAAGTCCCTAGAACCCCTCGAACACCCACAA CTCCAGGGTTTGCTGCTCAGAACTTACCTAACGGATATCCCCGCTACCCCTCGTTTGGAGATGCCTCATCCCACCCCTCCAGCCGGCATCCTTCTGTGGGAAGTGCTCGCTTACCCTCAGTCGGTGAAGAGTCTACCCATCCTTTGCTTGTGGCCGAGGAACAG GTACATACTTATGTTAACACCACAGGCGTGCAAGAAGAGCGAAAAAACCGTGCAAGTGTGCATGTCCCCCAGGAGGCAAGAGTTTCTAATGCGGAAAGCAACACACCAAAAGAAGAACCAAGTAATACTGAAGACAGGGACCCTCAGGTTCTTCTAAAACCCGAAGGAGTCAAATTTGTTTTAGGACCAACCCCTGTTCAGAAGCAGTTAATGGAAAAGGAGAAACTGGAGCAGCTTGGAAGAGACCAAGTTAGTGGAAGTGGTGCGAATGGCGCGGACTGGGACACTGGCTATGACAGTGACGAACGGAGAGACGTACCCGCCGTTAACAAACTGGTGTATGAAAATATCAATGGGCTATCTATCCCTAGTGCCTCAGGGGTCAGGAGAGGTCGTCTGACATCTGCCAGTACCTCAGATACTCAGAACATCAACAATTCAGCTCAGAGGAGAACTGCATTGTTAAACTATGAGAATTTACCATCTTTGCCTCCTGTTTGGGAAGCCCGCAAACTAAGTAGGGATGAAGATGACAATTTAGGACCAAAGACCCCATCTCTAAATGGCTACCATAATAATCTAGATCCAATGCATAACTATGTTAATACAGAGAATGTAACTGTGCCTGCAAGTGCTCACAAAATAGACTATTCAAGGCGTCGGGATTGTACACCGACAGTCTTTAACTTTGACATCAGGCGCCCCAGCTTAGAGCACAGGCAACTCAATTATATACAGGTGGATTTGGAAGGTGGCAGTGACTCCGACAACCCTCAGACTCCAAAAACCCCTACCACCCCCCTTCCACAAACCCCTACCAGGCGCACAGAGCTGTATGCTGTCATAGACATCGAGAGAACTGCTGCTATGTCCAACTTGCAGAAAGCA